A stretch of DNA from Arachis hypogaea cultivar Tifrunner chromosome 19, arahy.Tifrunner.gnm2.J5K5, whole genome shotgun sequence:
GGAGGTTTACATCCCTGTGCCGTGTGGGCGTGCACGCAGCAAGCGTCCACGCCCGGCGACATTCAATCCTCGTCCGGCCATGCAGCTCATCTCCCCTGCCTCATCCTTTGTTGGGGAAAACATGCAGCCAAATGTCATCTCGGCCACCAAGGCCTACTCGGATTCCGAGAATGTTGCCGAGTCTCAACCGGTCATGAAGATGCCGAAGCAAGTTTCCGGGGAacccaagaagaagaagaaaatcaagGTGACGCCTCCATCACTAGGCCAAGCTGATGATTCAAACCAGAATGCTTCACAGCCAGTTAGGAAATGCATGCATTGTGAGATCACCAAGACACCTCAGTGGAGGGCAGGGCCAATGGGGCCAAAAACACTCTGCAATGCATGCGGCGTTCGCTACAAGTCCGGCCGGCTTTTCCCCGAGTACCGGCCAGCCGCCAGTCCAACTTTCTGCCCATCCGTGCACTCCAATTCCCACAAGAAGGTCCTTGAAATGAGATGCAAGGGCATTGAAAAATCCGGTTTTGCAAATCATCATGCAGATGCCTCACCAGAACTCATTCCAAACACTAACAGCAGCCTTACCCTGGAGTACATTTGAGGGCGGGGGAAGTGATCCTAATTGGAGAGATTATTTCTCTTTACATTACCTTCCTCTTAGAGAGTCATGGTCTTATGCTATTTCTTATTGatatttcatttcttttaattGGTTTTTGTACAGGGTTGGAATGGGGGAATAGGAACAATAGATTATGATGATCATATTTTAGCAGTTAGGGTAAGATTGTAATGAGGACTTAAGAAGAAAAGAGGGGTTATGGAAGTCAAAAGGGTAGGGCTTTAGGTCTAGTAATTGGTAGGTCCCTTAAGGTTATATTAGGAGTTGGTGTCTCCgttgtctttttttcttttggcattcttttcattttttcttctctctttttaaatATCCCTGTTGTGGGAATTCTTTTTGCAGTTCATTTGTAGCAAAAATTCTGAGTTGAGTAAGAAacttttaaatttgttatttccCCATTTGCTCTCTCTAAATCTCTCTATTGATCTGCTCATTTCACCTTACATATATCATATgctctatataatatatatacacacactctTAAGTAAAAGTTGAAGTGTATCAGACTTTTATTTTACTCATGGCAGTATTAGATTCTTGGAAAATTGCCTTTATTTCAGTGCTGTAAAATGCATAAACGTACTATAAACATTTGCTGTTGGAACCACCTTTGTCTTTTTGGTTAGTTATGTGAGGACCATAAAgaatagcttctttttcaactaagttGTTAAGAGTTATGAGGTTGAAGAATTCTGCTAATTCAATATGTATGACTAATCAAAAATGTTATTtgcacactaaaattaattatcaaaatcagtcattatatatttgtatataaaaatatatatacacttTTATTTGTGTATTTTATTCTAGTGACTGATTTTGATATGTATTTAACATGGTTGATTATTAATATTTGTAGTGATTTTACGAATGCAAGATTTAATGTCAAAATCAGAATGGAGTAGAAAAGAAATATTTGACCCTGCTTAAGCTAAGGAATGGGGGTGTTAAGAAAAAGGTTAAAAGGGTATTAGTGTAACCTTGAACATTTATGTTAATTACTTACAATGGTGGAGTTGTACCAAACCAATAGGAAAAGGTAGAGATGGAGAGAAGGGAAATGATGAGTCTTATTGGTAAGACTCATTCATTCATGCCTTGAAAGGCAAGAACAATGCTTATATATAAACAAATCTAATTATGGGTTTGAGGCTCTTTCTAAAGGGATTTGGCAACATGTCATGATCTGTCACACTACTTTACAACCAACATTAAATTAAATGATACCTTGCTGGTAAACCCAATTGATTGCTCAAATTAATCCCTCACTTAAACTTCTCCAACCGATATGATATTTCTTTCAAATATCTACAACCCCCCTTCTTTAAGTTATGcctctaattattaatttattattattattttaaaccaCATGTATCCTATTCAAGATAATTTTGCTTAAGTTGAGTAGGAATTATTTGAACGACAAAACTTTTCtttacaaaaattaatttaattacatatttataaaaatatgaaatcaaaattttacgtaaaataaaaaatataaattaaatatgtaaaatataaaattgtaataagacttaaatcataaaatcaaatgacttaataaaattttataaaatcgattaatttatttaaaattataatatcaaaaaattttaagagttaaataaaaatttttgttattaGGATTGAATTGACCTATGGGATCATTGGTGCTTCTAACCCAGGGGTGAAATCATCAAAGGGACAAAAGTCCTCCATCAACAAATTTTGGTTTCCGGCCACATTGAACCCATGACTGCTCTGGGCTACTGAACAGAGGCCATTTTATTATGTGAAAGAAATTGGGTCAATTTCATCAACAACCTCTTAGGTCTAACCAATCTATTACAATGTGAATCTGTTTGAAGTTCTCTATCAAACTTGGGTTGGTCTGGGAAGAGTGAGGGCAACTTCTTCCAACCCTTTTGAGCAGAAAATGACCACAAAACAGTCCATTTATTAAATGCTTTATGCATATGCTTCACATTTCTAGCCGAAACTATAGAATTTACCAAGTTTTTGCCTTAATTTATTTCACATGACTAATAATGAATTTAGCATCAAGGGTGATTAATCATAGGGTTTATCACAAGATATCATAATAATACCAGAAATGTTAGAgaaccaataaaatttattatttttgacagcAGTTAACCAGTAATATTTAAAAGTGTgagctaaaatatattatttgattgctaaactaaaaaaattaggttGAGGACTAAAAGTGctagccaaaaataataaactcTATTTGTCCTTGcttttttctaataatatttgATCTATATAATAGACCCTACTTAACAGCTCCTGCTAATTGTTAGGTTTGGTAAGCAATGATGCTAAATTAACTTTTGTGCTTGCAATTTACTGGTTAAAAAGGATTcaccaaaacaaagaaaacctAGCCACAACCACAAATAGTCAATCACTCTCAGTGtcctattgattttttttttctattgattTTTTTGACAATGGCAATGAGTTTAAGCCTTGTTCTTAGCAAGTAAAAAGATCATAGGAAAATAGAGATAGATCAAGTTTTTAATTTGCTTCCCGCAATCTGTAAAAAAAACTTTCACttattaattgtgattgtgttgagctgttctcctttttcttctccgGATTAATTGTGTTTATCTTAACATATTTGTGTAACTATGTTGAGGGCAAAAAAATAATGAAGAAGCAAATCTGGGCTTTTTTGGTGGTCTTTTAGGCTTTTTGTCTTTTGGCTATTGTAATAATAGAATTTGCCCTTTTGAGTGTATAATTCTTTTGGGCTATTATACATATGTTATTTCTTAAGAAATATGCTCCAGATTCCAGAGATAGCCCACAAAGTTTTTTAACCAATTGATGGAACTGCAATCCCACTTTAAACGAAAATATTCAGGACCAAAAAATGATTGCCACCTGCCACCAGATACTTGGATGAGAATTGAAAAGGAGaccacaaaatcaaataaaaatataaaaatacaggCCGTACTAATAATGATAATAGaagttttacttaaaaaaaaaaacttactaaGGTTATCAATATAGAAGTTTTgtacaattttcttttcttttaaaaagcaGTATTTTATTCTCATCTATATTTAGATTGTACAATATGTCTATATATAAAGGGGTTTGGTGCACAGAACTACTCCAGCATATCATCGTCTCATCTTTTACAATAATTAGCAAGATCTTTGTTGATTAATtgcaaatattttctttttcaaataatttttgtttCTGTGAGAAACTTTTTGATAAAGAACTTAGAAGTCTTTTTGTAAGCGCTTGCTGAATTTTCTAGGTTATGGacagaaaataatatttttatcattgtTTTTTTGGTAATAATATTGGaggaatataaatattttaaaattacgtCTATTTTATCCTGATATTATATATTATGgcacaaaaaatttatagaatcaaactatttttacaaaaagTCGTAGGAAACAAAAATTTTCGCCGGTTAAGAGAAGATCAAGATCTtcatagattaaaaaaattcaaataataagtTTTTTAGTTCATgtgaaagaatttaattttttacaaataattaaattttaacattcattatctaaaacttgaaaaattttaatgtgtatacttttacatCTGATTAGATATTAAGTCGTTGcacaaatacaaataattaattttcatgtttgttatttgaaaataatatttttctctctatatgtatataaatataattagatattaatataaaaaaattatattgatagttataatattaacttaaaattaaatttttttaaaataattgaatttttattctaattattaatcacaacattattatttttttaaattatatgtaatatatttgaaagaaaaaaaaacagaaataaaaaaataaaaggtaaaaatttgaaactaaataaaaaatttaaaatatatataataatatattttttatagaatagaaaaataaagaaagccAGAGAATGAGAGAAGAAAGTGAGAGAaggataataaagaaaaagaaagagaaatagaatttattaattttggagaaaaaaatttattttaattataataaaagaatattttgtgactttttttatttgtcaaattaataatataaaatataaattataaattttatatagaaTAGGAATGACATAGATAAGAAGAATAGAGAAGGgaaaaaagatagataagataatGGAGGaagagattttattaattttagagaaaaatattttatgtcaATTTTAATGAGAGTGTTATGTGACATATTTTggtcattaaaataataatataatataattatattttaatgttaatattttctttttaatttagttataatTATAACTATAATTAGAGAATGTCATAgtatatattttgattgtcaaatttataattagtattaataataatatataagcgAAATAAAGTAGACGAACGAAGAATGAAAAAGATagagaaaaggagaaaaaaaagagagaattctttaattttagagaaaaaattaattttaatgataataaaaaagtaatatattatacattttaaatataaagttaataatatataaaataaattaaaaaaaaataataatgggaGTACAAACTGAAACTTTCTAaaaaaattcagaataaattaaaatagaattacgtaagaaaaaatatttaatttgaaagATACATACATTTgcagtttttaattttattatggagGTTAGAATGGGGTAGGACTCCATTATGGAGATCAGATGTGCTTTATCTGCATGTGGTGTCAACAGGTAAAAAATCGGACGGTGCGAATGGGGTGAGGTTTATCGGACAGTCCGACTTGTTCACTACAACACGGATCATACGAATTGTTgagggaaaataaaaaaaaaaatttattcatgcAGAACTCGGAGGGTCCAATAAACTTCATGTAAATTTCAATATTCCCTCTATGCAAAACGGACCTCCGATTTgcttataaaaaattttcaacataAAATCGGAGAATCCGATTTCTTAACACCAAATCTGAACAAAAGCTGTCCCACAAATTGGTCTACCACCTCTAACATTCATAACTACGCACAACACATTCACAGCTTCTATAACCAAAAAAATCAGCCCATACACTTgtcataaaaacttaaaaataaatatctGATGATCTGAATCTGAAGGGCATACAATAAGATTAGATGTATCCTAGCTATATCGATGAGACTTGTAGTCAGAACTTAGAAGACATTGAAAAGACTAAGAAATTATGCATTTCACTTTCAGGACCCTACAGACATTGGTTTATGCCAATGAaagacttttaaattatatcatttaatttactGACTCCTACCCTACCGACTTCTTTTCCTTTTCGTCGTTATATGAAGTTGGTGTCTACCTGTAATTGATTTTCCTAGtatatatgatagaaaaattcggtctctactcctaaaattgtatgGAATTGAATGGGACAATATTTTGAATacttgttataaaatattttatttgtgttCAAAATTCTTAGTAATTCGACATTTGAAGTTAGAACACATCCAATAACAAATATGGACCAAAATGCAATGTGTAATGTTTTGACGTACAAGTCATGGCAAATAATCACATGCATGGGTTGTTAAAATTCTGAGACATACATGCTCTACTAGTAATTAACATAGCATGCAACTTGTACCAATTATCCATCATATATAATCTGTTACCCTTAGACATAttgccctatatatatatatatatatatatatatatatatatatatatatatatataaatatatatatatatatatatatatatataaaagaagtgTAGGGtcagtaaattttgtgatttgtagtcattaattaattattattgatatttttaatagtatgaaattttatccaatagtaaaattactcacttttttttttatgattaagtgTTGgtcaaattttgataaaaatgctGGTCCCTAAATTTTCTCTTTctgtctctctctatatatatatagccttATATATATGTTTCAaatcaagtattttttttttaaatttaattttaatgcactattaacataaaataattttatttatatatctaattacgtaatattatatcaataaaaataattattttttatattaatcctatgaataataattaattagataatttagattgttagtattttaaaattaaactcttatttaaaaaaaaaaatacattattaccgtattttttattacttattgtctaaaataaaaatattatttggtaATCTTTAAAGTGCTatacaatattattaaattattagtatattttaagATTCGGTTAACGATTCGGTTCACtctattatttaatttcttataTGGTATAAGAATCTGatatataaaatatttctctaatatatataataatcattGAGCGTGTGAGGGTGTATCAATTTCAATGCAAGATTGTTGTGTTTAAAAAACAGACCCCCCTCATAATTAAGTTAACTCACCGTATAGTTTGGCTTTTCCATGCAATTGTTATTGGTGTCTTATTAGTTTTAATTTGCTTTCAATATATCAATGTCTTCTTACCCTACCTCAGAACCAGTACCCCTATTATACAAACAACACACTTAATTACAATAATCAATGCCTGCAATTCACAGAAAACGACCTAAATCGTTTTCATGCATGGGATCCATTTcatcctttttttattatttttatttttttacccatTTTCATTTTACACTTGCGTCACTAACTTCTAAAAGTGATGGAATACTTAGCTgttaaaaattgttttttattgttgagatccaaataataataataatacatggtCTAACAAATAATATAAGGGTTTTTCTAATAAATATACAGTTATTAAGGACACTACAAGTTGAAActttttaatagaaaatataatttaactaaataaatGCATTGACAAATTAAAATGATTTATTTTCATTCTCTTGACCAATATctttaattagttaaattcaTACTatgtaaagtaaaaaataaaatacattttgaGTGTTATTATGGTCacttagataattttttattagtagcAGATGTAGGCTTAATTGCGATTAGTTAGTCATTTTAGCATAcactaataaaaattaagaaaaatgctatttgtacaccaaaatcagtcactaaaatcagtcaccaatatatttgtgtataaatacatgtgtggtttaatttatttttaatgtgtatttatatttcaacatgtattttatactggtggctgattttggtgtacacatacataacataacCCAAAAATTAATTAGCTTGTTAATTATTTAACGTGTGGCTATAAT
This window harbors:
- the LOC112779876 gene encoding GATA transcription factor 8, with the translated sequence MVGPNFMDELDCGNFFDHIDDLLDFPVEDVDGAGAAAFPAAAAAGNCNSLASIWPPETDSFPGSDSVFSRNSASDLSAELSVPYEDIVQLEWLSNFVEDSFSGGSLTMKKVEQPSCTTKDDSAHNQFQTSSPVSVLESSSSCSGSKVPPRSPEVYIPVPCGRARSKRPRPATFNPRPAMQLISPASSFVGENMQPNVISATKAYSDSENVAESQPVMKMPKQVSGEPKKKKKIKVTPPSLGQADDSNQNASQPVRKCMHCEITKTPQWRAGPMGPKTLCNACGVRYKSGRLFPEYRPAASPTFCPSVHSNSHKKVLEMRCKGIEKSGFANHHADASPELIPNTNSSLTLEYI